The following coding sequences are from one Chelonoidis abingdonii isolate Lonesome George chromosome 4, CheloAbing_2.0, whole genome shotgun sequence window:
- the NKX2-8 gene encoding homeobox protein Nkx-2.8 produces the protein MATAGRINFTVRSILDLPEQDANSSGKQDSDRRPSGKYASSPYGEWIESDRNHYLSSDESGPETSLPDSTQRSHQPQGPETEKKKKRRVLFSKAQTLELERRFRQQRYLSAPEREQLAHLLSLTPTQVKIWFQNHRYKMKRAKAEGSCGTELSQPPLLRRVVVPVLVRDGKPCQTCTTSPGAGAAQDKLGCHTQTAFTIQGYQAFHPSSAAALSLCPAYQRLAHPAIVSWNW, from the exons ATGGCCACAGCTGGCAGGATCAATTTTACGGTGAGGAGCATTTTGGATTTACCGGAGCAGGATGCTAACAGCAGCGGCAAGCAGGACTCGGATCGCCGCCCGTCTGGGAAGTACGCCAGCTCGCCGTACGGGGAATGGATCGAAAGCGACAGAAACCATTATCTGT CTTCTGATGAGAGCGGTCCAGAAACGAGTTTACCCGATTCCACCCAAAGATCGCACCAGCCCCAGGGCCCGGaaactgagaaaaagaaaaagaggcgaGTGCTCTTCTCCAAGGCGCAGaccctggagctggagaggcggTTCCGGCAACAGAGGTACCTCTCGGCCCCGGAACGGGAGCAGTTGGCTCATTTGCTCAGCCTGACCCCCACGCAAGTAAAGATCTGGTTCCAGAACCACAGGTACAAAATGAAAAGGGCTAAAGCGGAGGGGTCCTGCGGCACCGAACTCagccagccccctctgctccGGAGAGTCGTGGTGCCAGTGCTGGTCAGGGATGGCAAACCGTGCCAGACCTGTACCACCAGCCCGGGAGCGGGCGCGGCACAGGACAAGTTGGGCTGCCACACACAAACTGCTTTCACAATCCAAGGGTACCAAGCCTTCCATCCCAGCTCCGCCGctgccctgagcctctgccctgcCTACCAGCGCTTAGCGCACCCTGCAATAGTCTCCTGGAACTGGTGA